The Bradyrhizobium sp. CCBAU 051011 DNA segment GCAGCAGGCGCACCACCGAGGAGGTGACTTTCGGCTGCGGCACGAACGCGGCCGGCGAAATATCGAACAGAATCTTGGTCTCGCTGCGCCAGTTGGCGAGCACCGCGAGCCTGCCATAGGCCTCGTCGTTCTCTCTGGCGACGATGCGCTCGGCGACCTCGCGCTGAAACATCAGGACCATCATGTCGTACCAGGGCGGCCATGGCTCGATGGAGAGCCAATCCACCAGCAGCGCGGTCGCGATGTTATAGGGCAGATTGGCGACGATCTTGGCGCGCTCGCTACCGAGCATCGAGCGAGGATCGAAGGCTTGCGCGTCGGCATGCACGATTTCGAGCCTACCGGGATAGCGCTTGGCGATATAATCCAATGGCGCCAGCGCGCGCTCGTCGCGCTCGACCGCGATGACGCGTTTGGCGCCGAGCGCCAATAGCGCACGCGTCAGGCCGCCGGGGCCGGGGCCGACCTCGATGATGGTTGCGCCTTCGAGCGGACCTGCGGCGCGCGCGATCCGCGCGGTGAGGTTGAGGTCGAGCAGAAAGTTCTGGCCGAGCGATTTGCGGGCCGACAGGGAATGTTCGCGGATGACTTCGCGCAGCGGCGGCAGATCGTCGATCGCGCTCATTTAGGCTTGGTCGCCGCCATGCGCGCGGCGAGCCGCAACGCCGCGGCGAGACTGGACGGATTGGCCTTGCCGGTTCCGGCAATGTCGAAGGCGGTGCCGTGATCCGGCGACGTGCGAATGAACGGCAATCCCAGCGTGACGTTGACGGCGTCCTCGAACGCAATGGTCTTGATCGGGATCAGCGCCTGGTCGTGATACATGCAGATGGCGCAGTCGTAGCTCTTGCGCGCCGCGGCGTGGAACATGGTGTCCGCGGGCAGGGGGCCGCGGGCGTCGATGCCTTCCTGGCGCAGCGCCTCGACGGCAGGGGCGACGATGTCGATGTCCTCGCGGCCGAGCGAGCCGTCTTCGCCGGCGTGCGGGTTGAGGCCTGATAGCGCAAGGCGCGGACTAGCGAGGCCGAAATGGGCTTTCAGATCCGCAACCGCAATCCGGGCGGTCGCCACGATCAGGTCGGTCGAAAGCTGGGCCAGCGCCTCGCGCAGCGACAGATGGATGGTGACGGGAACGACGGCGAGCGCCGGCGACCACAGCATCATCACCGGCTGCGGCAGCTTCCCGCCATCGGCGGCCAGTTCGGCGAGAAACTCGGTGTGGCCGGGGTGGCGGAAGCCGGCGCGGTACAGCACGCTCTTGGCGATCGGGTTGGTGACGACGGCGCCGGCGCGGCCTTGCCTGACATGGTCGACCGCCTGGCGGATGGAGGCGAGCGCCGCGTTTGCGCTGGTGTCGTCGGGCTGTCCGGGCTGCGCGGTTGCGACTTCGCCGGTCGCGACCACGGGGAGGGCTTTCGCAAACGCCGCGCTCGCTTCCTCGGGGCAGGCATCTGCGAGTTCGACCGGCAATCCCAGGATCTTCGCACGCTCCGCGAAGAAGGCGCGGTCGCCGAGCAGGTAGAACGGCGGCAGGTCCAGCTCGCCGCGCCGCCGCCACGCTTCAAGGGCGATGTCGGGGCCGATGCCCGCGGGCTCGCCGGATGTCAGCGCGAGAGGCTTTGCCATGCATCAACGACATTCGATCATTGCGGCCTTGCGGAGATCGTTCAGATACGATTTCGACTTCGCCTCGTATTTCTGGGTGTACATCTTTTCCCGGATCTCCCGCTTCTTCGGCGTATCGATCTTGGTCGGCTTCCGTTCGCACAGCGCCACCATTTCCACGCCCTGCTTGGTGATTTCAGGCGGGGTCAGGCGGCCGACCGGCGTCTTGTCCAGGAGCTCGCGCAGCGGGCCCGGAATATCGGCCGAGGTCTTGGTGACGATGTCGCGGATCGCGGCGTTCTGCATCGACTTGAAGTAGGAGTTGGCCTGTTCGCAGGACTGCACACGCTCGCGCAGGGATTCCGCCTCCTTGCGCCGCTGATCGATCGCGCCTTGCGCCGAGCCGCGCGGCACGATCAGCACGATCGGCTGCAGCCTGTATTCGAACGCGTCCACCTGGGTCGACTCGCCGCTTTGCTGGGCGGCGGCGTCCACGTCCTTTTCGCCGACCTGCAGGCTCTCCTTGTAGCGGCCGCGCACCAGGCTGCCCCAGACCATCTCGGCCTTGAGGCGGGCCTTCATCGTTTCCGCCCGGACACCCTGGCTCTCCAGCGATTTGGTCAACTGCTCCGGCGTAATCCGCATCCGCTGGCTCATTCCGGCATAGGCCTGATCGAGGTCGCTGCCGGTGGGATCGACGCCGTATCGCTTGGCTTCCTTGATCTTCACCTTGTCGCTGATCAGCTCGTCGATCACTTCCTGCCGCGGCATCTGCTTGCGCGTAGTCAGGAAGTTGAGCTTGGTGCGCTGCTCGATATCGAGGCTGGTGATGGGTTCGCCGTTGACCATGCAGGCCACCGTCTGCGCCTGCAGTGGCGAGACGCCGCCGGCCAGCACGGCGAGCGCGATGGCACAGCCGGCGGTCAGGGACCGAAGCCGGCGATGGAAAAGCGTCATGGTCGTCATGATCATGTCAGCCGTATCAACCAATCGTACCGCGTTGCGCGGCGTACTGTCCGGCAAGGTCGCGCCTCACGCTACTGGATGCCGCTGCTGCCGGACGTCGTGGACGAATTCGCAATGGTCCGCAGGCCGATCTGCAGCATGAAAGCGTGATTGAGCACCGGCGGCGTCGTCCCGGCCTGGTAGGTATAGGACGTGACGTAGTTCGCGGCCAGCACGAAGCAATCGTCCACATAACCGGCGCCGATGATGTACTGGTTCAGCTTGTTGGCTTCAAGATCCCAGCGCGCGCCGCCTGATACTACCCAGTTCGACGCCAGCTTGATCGATGCGGTGCCGAGCAGGCCTTCGCGCCGGGTCAGATAGCCGAGCTCCGGCTGGGCGGCATAGTTGCCGTACAGCATGCTGACCGACCAGCGGTCGAACGAAGCGCGTCCTTCGGCTTCGAAGCGATTGACGTTCCAGGTCGCTTCATCCATGCGCGAGCGCACGCTGAATGTGTAGGTCCGGTTCGGCGAATAATTGACGCGGGCGACGTAGTCGGACCGGGTGTTCTGCAGGCCGGATTCGAGACCGGTGTTAGTCGCATCCCGCACCGCATACGAATTCAGGCCGAACAACTGGTAGGATTGTCCGAACAGCACATTGACGCTGCCGCCGCGATCGAATTGCGTGGTCGACTGAACGCCGACATTGGCGCGGCCGCCGCCTTCGACGCGGTCGTAGCCGGAGAACTTGTCGACTGCGAACAGGTTGGAAGCGTCGAACACCATGCTCTGCGCGTCTTCGTTCGGGAGCCGGCCGGCGAAGGTCTCGTTCGGACGAGCGATGACCTGCGCGATCGGCTCGATCGTGGTCGTGCCCCACGGCTGAACGTTGATGAAGGGGTAGCGATATTCGAGGCCGACCGCCGGCATCAGGCGGACCGCCTCGGTGTCGCCGACCGGAAGGAAGTTCGAAACGCCGGGCTGGTTCGAGATCGAGGCGCTGATGGCGTCGGCGCGCATGATCGCAAACGGCGTCCAGATCTGGCCGATGGGATCGGTGTACGAGCGCCGCCACTGCGCCTGAGCCGTCAGCCGCGTATAGGTGCCGGGCATACCTCGCAGCAGGCACTGCGAGGGGGTCCGGGCCAGCGGATCGGCCGATGCGTTCAGGCACAGGCCACCGGTGTTCGCCAACGTCGTGATCGGGTCGAAGGCCGCGGTCGTGCGCGACAGGCTGGTGAAATTCGTCAGGTAGCTGACCTCACCGCCGAGGATCGGGTGGTTGATGACGTTGTTGTAGTCGATCACCGGATGGATCACCGGGACCTTGTCCTGGTTGCCGGAGAAGGAGAGGTAATAGATCGTGCGCGCGTCGAAGAAGCTGCGGTTGCCGACGCCGGTCAGATAGAGCTGCGAGATGGCTTCTGTCGGCAGGCTGAGGAACGAGCCCAGCGGATCCTTGTATTGGGCCAGCCGGTAGTCCGAGAAGAAGTAGTAGTCCGACAGCAGAACGCCGTCCCAGCCCCAGACCCATTTGTCGTTCAGCGCGAACTGGCCCTTGGTGTCGATGCCGCCGCGGAACTCGCGGTCGCCCGGCTGCCCGGCAAACGCGCCGGGGTCGAGTTGGTTAATGCCATAGCCGCGGATCTGGTACGAGCCGTTGATCAGCCGCTGGCGGAATTCGCCTTGGAACAGCACGCCCTGACGCGTGGTGAAGCGCGGGTTGAAGGTCGCGTCATAGTCCGGCGCGATCGCCCAGTAGAACGGGGTCTCGACAGCGTAGCCATAGGTCGAGTTGGTGCTGAAGATGGGCATCAGGAAGCCGGTCTTGCGCTTCACCGTCGGGTCGGGCGTCGAGAAATACGGCAGATACGCCATCGGCACGCCGAAGAACTCGAGCTGCGCGTTTTCGAAGTACAGCATCTTGTCGGTCTGGTCGTGGATGATGCGCGCACCCTTGACCTGCCACAGCGGAGGCTTCTTCGGATTGTCCTTGCACGGCGCGCAGGCGGTATAGACGCCGTTTTCGAACACGGTGTAATTGCCGGCGGAGCGGTCGGCGCGCGTCGCCGCCATGCGCGTGTCATCAGGCGTATCGACGCGCAGCGAATCGACGAAACCGTCACGGTAGTCGTCGCTCAGATCCATGATGTTGGCGTAGGTGACTTTGCCTTCCGCATCCGTCAGGCGGATGTTGCCTTCCGCATGCAGACGCTTGGTCTTCTGGTCGTAGATGACCTTGTCGGCCTCCACGCTGGTGCCGTTGTAGAACATCTGCACGTTGCCGACCGCCGACACGCGCTGATTGTTGTAGTCGTAATCCACCTCGACCGCTTGCACGAGCATCCGGCCGTCATTGTTGGCCGGCCGCGGCGGCGGCTTGGGCGGGCGCGGATTGTAGGTGAAGCTTTGCGCTGAAGCCGGCACCGTCAGGGCAAGCTCAAGCGAGCCCGCAAACGCCAATCCGGCGAGCAGGGCAATCATAGGTACGCCAACGGCGGCCAAGCGGGCTCGATGGCAGCGCACGGTTGTGCGCCGCCTGAACGCAGGCGACCTCAACTGGCGGGCGGCGACAACGGCCACTACCCGTCCTCCTGGTACAGCAAAGCTAAGAAGCCGGTGAGGCCGCCCACACAGACGGGCAACCACGCCGCAGCGATGGGATGCATCAACTCAGCCTTGCTCAAATCCTCAGTAACTTTCGATAGAACGTAGAGCAGAAAGCCTGCGCCCACGCCACTCAAAACCATCTTCTGCACGCCGCCCATCCGGAAGAAGCGAAGACTGACGGAAGCCGCCAACATCACCATTGCAGCCAGCAAAAACGGCTGTGCGATGAGCTTATGGTACTGCAGACGGTAGCCTGCGGTCGCGAAGCCCGAGCTTTCGGACGAGCGGATATAGCCGGGCAGTTGCCAAAAAGACACGGTTTCGGGGGTGGAGAAACTGTTGCGGACCTGGGCCGGGGTTAGCGTGGTCGTGAGGTAAAAGCTGTCCTGATCAACCGGAGGTTTATCAAGGGAGTACCTGCGTACCGATTTGAAGGCCCAGCGGCCTTCCTCGAGGGCGGCTTCGC contains these protein-coding regions:
- the pdxA gene encoding 4-hydroxythreonine-4-phosphate dehydrogenase PdxA; the protein is MAKPLALTSGEPAGIGPDIALEAWRRRGELDLPPFYLLGDRAFFAERAKILGLPVELADACPEEASAAFAKALPVVATGEVATAQPGQPDDTSANAALASIRQAVDHVRQGRAGAVVTNPIAKSVLYRAGFRHPGHTEFLAELAADGGKLPQPVMMLWSPALAVVPVTIHLSLREALAQLSTDLIVATARIAVADLKAHFGLASPRLALSGLNPHAGEDGSLGREDIDIVAPAVEALRQEGIDARGPLPADTMFHAAARKSYDCAICMYHDQALIPIKTIAFEDAVNVTLGLPFIRTSPDHGTAFDIAGTGKANPSSLAAALRLAARMAATKPK
- the rsmA gene encoding 16S rRNA (adenine(1518)-N(6)/adenine(1519)-N(6))-dimethyltransferase RsmA, with translation MSAIDDLPPLREVIREHSLSARKSLGQNFLLDLNLTARIARAAGPLEGATIIEVGPGPGGLTRALLALGAKRVIAVERDERALAPLDYIAKRYPGRLEIVHADAQAFDPRSMLGSERAKIVANLPYNIATALLVDWLSIEPWPPWYDMMVLMFQREVAERIVARENDEAYGRLAVLANWRSETKILFDISPAAFVPQPKVTSSVVRLLPRTAPEPCDRRALEQVAAAAFGQRRKMLRQSLKSLSVDPARLAAAAQIDPTRRAETIPISGFVAMARELADIRNTK
- a CDS encoding SurA N-terminal domain-containing protein produces the protein MTTMTLFHRRLRSLTAGCAIALAVLAGGVSPLQAQTVACMVNGEPITSLDIEQRTKLNFLTTRKQMPRQEVIDELISDKVKIKEAKRYGVDPTGSDLDQAYAGMSQRMRITPEQLTKSLESQGVRAETMKARLKAEMVWGSLVRGRYKESLQVGEKDVDAAAQQSGESTQVDAFEYRLQPIVLIVPRGSAQGAIDQRRKEAESLRERVQSCEQANSYFKSMQNAAIRDIVTKTSADIPGPLRELLDKTPVGRLTPPEITKQGVEMVALCERKPTKIDTPKKREIREKMYTQKYEAKSKSYLNDLRKAAMIECR
- a CDS encoding LPS-assembly protein LptD; amino-acid sequence: MRCHRARLAAVGVPMIALLAGLAFAGSLELALTVPASAQSFTYNPRPPKPPPRPANNDGRMLVQAVEVDYDYNNQRVSAVGNVQMFYNGTSVEADKVIYDQKTKRLHAEGNIRLTDAEGKVTYANIMDLSDDYRDGFVDSLRVDTPDDTRMAATRADRSAGNYTVFENGVYTACAPCKDNPKKPPLWQVKGARIIHDQTDKMLYFENAQLEFFGVPMAYLPYFSTPDPTVKRKTGFLMPIFSTNSTYGYAVETPFYWAIAPDYDATFNPRFTTRQGVLFQGEFRQRLINGSYQIRGYGINQLDPGAFAGQPGDREFRGGIDTKGQFALNDKWVWGWDGVLLSDYYFFSDYRLAQYKDPLGSFLSLPTEAISQLYLTGVGNRSFFDARTIYYLSFSGNQDKVPVIHPVIDYNNVINHPILGGEVSYLTNFTSLSRTTAAFDPITTLANTGGLCLNASADPLARTPSQCLLRGMPGTYTRLTAQAQWRRSYTDPIGQIWTPFAIMRADAISASISNQPGVSNFLPVGDTEAVRLMPAVGLEYRYPFINVQPWGTTTIEPIAQVIARPNETFAGRLPNEDAQSMVFDASNLFAVDKFSGYDRVEGGGRANVGVQSTTQFDRGGSVNVLFGQSYQLFGLNSYAVRDATNTGLESGLQNTRSDYVARVNYSPNRTYTFSVRSRMDEATWNVNRFEAEGRASFDRWSVSMLYGNYAAQPELGYLTRREGLLGTASIKLASNWVVSGGARWDLEANKLNQYIIGAGYVDDCFVLAANYVTSYTYQAGTTPPVLNHAFMLQIGLRTIANSSTTSGSSGIQ